The segment tagccaaggagtattcgagtttaagttttgaagatgaacccgcagatgccccagggacggagctgtggcggctcaaagtagggtacctacgacctgtaaaatttttaaactcgtgccattttttgtttttcacccagatacaaaaattttatattatctgaaagcgctcgaccaGATCTTGAAAACATGCTtagacatactacttatctcttataatatccgagttataggcatttaaaaattttgtaaaaaatgtattaagtaaaaatacaaaatttaccggtgaatgttacaagactgcgagtggttgtaaagcactcttacgaatcttgaataacactaaatttatttttgaaactaaaaacttaagaactattaaacaaaatcttaaaactaacttagaACTATGATAAGACCTCATGCATTCTTTTTATGCATTCAAtcttatcaatttcatattcccttttaagggtgggttttcaagtgcgctagtgataagaatatgatctatttctaattatatctcataatgtctatgcgttacataaacaagagaattaatGTGCATCTTAGTACTAGCATTCTTATCATTACTAAAGGTCATAAAGAACTTAAAcgataaatattaatttgtaactcaagtgaactaatcggatagtttttatgaccaaacCCATGCatcaaaataagatttaaaactatgttcaaatatgtttgaacatTCTGCCAGGGGAaatactaaatatatgtataattattttgtctaaatatgtatatagtaatttttgaatatttatgtataatgaaCCGGTACAGAATCATTGGCATGACTTTCTCTTCCTATACTTGTAGCAGTAGTAGCCAGGAACCCACAACAGCTTAGTTCTCTTCTGCCGGATCGCTTCCTTAATTCTAAATCTCCATCAAGATACTCTTTTTCATCGGCtggattattatttttgtttgcgtAAGATAACGTTTCATCACCAGTATCGATAGTAACATCTTCGGCTAATTTGTCACTTCCTTCTTTATCGATAGCCCCAGTTTTATTACAGGCAATTTTATCATCACCATTATTTCCTTTAGCATCGTTGTCATCTTCggcattttcattatttgtattaatacaCACTTTTGCACAGGCTATAGTAGAAGACACATCGTCTATGTTGGCTTCAGTTCTAATATCAATAGTATTAGTTTCATCAGCATTATTATTAGCATTTTCAGCAGCATATTTAACTTCAGTGTTGATATTGTTGAGTTGTTTACCTAGTGCATCTTTTTCAGCAACAATAGCATCATGATAAGCAGAAGCACCCAAGTATGTGTTGTCCCCATCATAAAATCCTCCATAGTGAGGACTTGCCGGGGAAATGTAAGCAGGAACATTAGACAACCCACTAACTGAATCGGTTTCTTCAGAGTGttcaattgttaaaataaatctgAATTTGTAATAAGATTCTTCTGCTTCTTTACTAATTTTAGCTCTTCTCTGCCCTAGTAATTGTACTACTTTTTCGTATTTGACATTTGATCTGTGCCACTGAATCATTATGTCCATTTCGAACATACCGCACTGAGAATAGCAATATTCCAATGGCTTCATAGAGTTGCTCAACTGTATAATTTTTTCGTCAATATCGCTTAcagaattaaacaaatttataactcCGCTTATACCTTCTCTTGATCTTCCCATTTTCTTTTCAATCTCCCAAAATTTGTTCTCTTTGTTATCTTTTTAAACACTTCTGTGTTTTGTTTATtctcttctttttgttttttagaatTAGTATCTTCCTCATGCAGATAATCTTCTTTAACGGCAACCACCGTCTGATCATTATCATAATTTTCCGTTATCTCCTTCTTTTTATCGCAACAGTCTTCATTATGCTCCCTTGGAGCACCTTTTAACTCACGTGGAGTTTTTTCCTGGTTTCTTGAACCCTGTTCTGGCATTGATGCCATTTCCAGCTCTCGTGGAGCTTTCATTATCTCATTTTTTACAGAGATTTTATGCTCtcttgaataattttttgactCTCGTGGAGTCACCTTAAACTCTCGTGGAGTTTTTACTGGTTCTCTTGGAACCTCCTTTGGCGCCTTGTCCTTCTTTGGAGCATCCTCTAGCTCTCTTGAAGCTTCTTGCTCTTTTTGATCATTTTCAGGCTCTCTTAGAGCTCTTTTTAACTTATCTCTCATCGTTTCTTTAATGGAGATTATCATGGATTCCATGTACTTTCGTAGCCTAGTTTCTAGGTCTTCTTCTATTGTTGTCGACATATTGTatacttcttttttatattctttttatttattatttaatatacttttcacatatattaaatttataattagctGTTGCTAATTCAATCTCTGTCAAAGCCGAGATTGACGCTTTTTTCACGAACAGTGAACCTGGCCACGGGACTGATCCGGCTCGAAGGaccaaatgtaaaaaatgtattaagtaaaaatacaaattttaccagtgaatgttacaagaccgcgagtggttgtaaagcactcttacgaatcttgaataacactaaagttatgtttaaaactaaaaacttaagaactattaaacaaaatcttaaaactaactaagaactaagataagacctcatgcattctttttatgcattcaatcttatcaatttcatattcccttttaagggtgggttttcaagtgcgctagtgataagaatatgatctatttctaattatatctcaTAATGTCTATGCGTTACATAAACAAGAGTGTCCAAATTAGCATTAAGAACTGAATTATACTGAATTGATTGTTAgttagaattttattattttttattattttattattattttattattttctttaattgaatttatataggtcttgatgaccctgccaaatttcataaagatcgggccccatttgaccctaggtcctcttcagaaaattacttgaatgtcccaaattaacttataaacacaaatatcgcgatgaaattcagcacaataaaatattgtgtaaatataaatatattcacaaaattttatcgtgcttggtccatatttgcccctagcccccatataaagcctctttcagaaaattagcttaaatgtatcggaacaagggaaattatgaaaaataaatcacatttaatattcataactggtgttgggtatcatatggtcgaccacgcccgactatacttttttacttgtttttatgtaatctttgtcaaatcatgttagccaactctgattgtacatttgttatacaactaTGTAATGATTTCCCTCTTCGATCATCATGTCtcaacacttgaacagctgaatgtcgtaataaatattaggtctgttagcatactcgataatttgtaacaatttgcaacaattgttattggattccGTTCGCATACTTTCGAAAACTTGCAACGAGAAAGTAAGAGTGCGGAAAAAATTACAGttcgttgatagagaattttttaattttactgaatattttttccccagtaaaaatatccaacaacaaatgtttgatttatgaatatgtaaacatggtactttttcgttcttcaaaaggtacaaaaggctttaaacacatcatggtgaagggtatataagattcggcacagccgaatatagaactcttacttgtttttaatagaatGATTTAAATATCTACGTTTATACTtaactattttaattaaagataATGCAACTTGTTTAACACAGTGAAAGTGGATTTTGGAAAGAAAAGTCcgtaaaaaaacatttctgtatataaaagcaatatttcaataaatttttgtatctaCTTATATCGTTACTTGATAATGTGTGTTTCGGACGGGGACCTTGTAtgcgaccatataataccctacacctaactattttcaataggctttgtctacggaGATTATgttgcaaatttcattgaattttctccaaaattgcgacctatagtctgattataaggtttacaactcctattggggggttcagttgtatgggggctaagttaAATAATTGATCGATCTTAAcctttttcaataggcttcgtccctgggatagTAGAAGATtatttaccaaatttcattgaattatcttcaaaattgcgacctgtatttcGATTAcaaggacagacggacggatatatctaagtcgactcagaaaatgatccTGAGCCGATTTGTATAGTTTAAGGTGggaataggaccaatattattatgcgttataatacccaatataccctccacacTAAAGTGCAGTATCATTTCCTTATATATAAAGGCAATAATTGTgctaaattttgtatagatatcttaattaagtaatgagtaaTTAAGTGCTTTTCGGGAGGGGGCCTTAAGGgagctttatttgttttttaagtacCTTCGCTGGATTACATTACTATGCATTATAATAAGGGTTCCGATATGGAAATGTGATGGAAAAATTAGATTGTATTCGAATTAAGCGATGCTCAATCCTTCAGAATAATAAGCTTTGGTCTTTAGTTTTCggcttttctttaaattttgtttgcctgtgtattttttgtttggaaaGAATTTAGAAGTTTTATTCTTTTGCTTTACATTCCATTGATTTAgttactaaaataaatattttttcatttgaaagaCAAACAAGTAAGACCATTTGATACTCTACACCAGTGTATGTACTACGTTAAAAATGTctattatttttgataaaaagaatttatgttgtttttccttatttctgaaaaatgttaacaatttgttgACAGAAAAGTAATTTTAACGGGGAATTTTGTTTGCGGAATTTTATCGTGATACTAATGTTTAAAAGGCAATTATTGACTTTCATATCAATTTCTAAAGAGTACTTTGTACAAAGACTTATATAAGTTGTCGCGATTTTTGTAGAGATactgaaatatttaacataaaataataaaccgattttaaccattttcaacaggatACGTCCATGGACCAGAATGAAACTACTtatgtgacaaatttcaaaaatatgctCCAAGAAATCAGTTTTAAAATTCGTCAAGTCGTATGAAATAAATGTATAGATGACTCACTTGTTTTACGACGCTCATTATATGGCAATTTTTTGGTTGTCCTAGTTATTACTTATATTTGGATGAACTTCTATTAAATAATAGctattaaagcaataaaaacaatttaacatttttttgtcttttttctcTTCAACATTATTTACTGCTGCTCCCAGCTTTCATGATAATCATTCCTAGAATTTAAGTGTTGAAATACACTTAATTGTAATTACATTAACGGTACTTCAGCTGTAAGTTGAAGCAATTCAGATATTATGAGAAGTATGAGTCTTATTAGTGttgataaaaatatgtaaacaatataTTGTATATAGATTCGGTCGTTGCCACAagtgttaaattattaatattatagtaTGAGTCTCTTAGAATAAATGCGTAAATAAGTGCCaaacaaaagcaataataaaaaccCCAACTTAGTGGAATCATTAaggtatagaaaattatatgaattaaataataataataataatacgcCATCTTTTTAAGTGCTTTATGTCTGGGTAAATGCTTAATATTTATTcactttaaatacaaaatgtattcTAACAAATTTTGGCGAACTAAAAGGTGTTAAATACTTAAGCAAAATCTAAATATTGACATACACTAACAAGGATTTAGAGCATCAAGAGACAATTTTTTCACTAAATGCAGGAAAACCATTTATTTAATGTGccataaaattcataaaatactgGCAACGATGGACTTTACGTGACttaataaaaataccaaaataatacaataaactaAGACTCGACAAAatgttgttttgaaaaaaaattttaataggcttTATTTGCGTTTGGcgtaaaataaatagaaacaaaaatataaggaattgtattaaaaattttgtgtttatactAACAAAGAGCGTTTGTCAagagtttgtatttttataaaaagcatttaaaatgtctccaataaaattaaacatgaattagttttataatattcaGCAGCAACAAActataataatatgtatataaaatatattttgaaaaatagtgCTACGAAAAATGGtccataaacaaattattttatttgagttATATTTttgagtaataaaattttatttatacctATCTGTATAATAACTAATATGGACCCAAACATCATACGTTTGTTTTCCTTCTCTgttcagaaaatttctttaattattaaaatatttacattagaccgactcactctgttatagaaaacaaaaacgtgtttttgatACACCTCTCAAAATTtgccttgctttgttttatgatgatttctaaaacattttaagtCTAGTAATAACCGTTCGTTAGCatacgaatggacaacactaaacccaaaatattttgggtaaaacatcgtattacataacagcaaatatttcgcagtttatgcaaaattttctcttactatgacgtatacttaatattcacaaaatttaaaactgaaatattaatcatacgtaactatatatatgtatgttgtctaattaattaatttagttgGAATTACAATTGGGACTTgctttttgtgattttttttatttcatgtaaATAAAGCAGAAGTATGTTATCAATTAAGTATTGACTTAATTATTGacttaactaaaatttttaaataaaatctttttatacactccaccaccatcagtggtgatagtttgtcgtttcaaaaaatattcattaacacccaacaaagtatatatattctgggttcttGTGTCTGTGTCAATTCTGTCTgagtaaaacacgctcacgtgaAAACCTTACGAAATTGTTTTCCGGATCGTACATATTGCagtgaattataaatttatcaggataaaattcgacttgaatagtatttatgtacatattattCATTCAACCAAATATTTCCCGGATCAGTCCattattagtcatagctcccatataaggtccacttccgaaaatcacttaaacgcacatattttattgaatttttaatttatcgggacaaaattcgacttgaatatgttttgtatacACATCAATCATTCTACCAACATTTTcccggatcggtccattattggtcatagttcACATAAAAGATcctcttccgaaaatcacttaaaagcatatatttcattccggatcggtccattattagtTATAGCTTCCACATAAAATTCACTTACGAAATAACTTAACCGCATGTATGTCATTGAATTATACAGTTATCAGGATAGTATTCGACTTGCATATGTTTGTgtacaattaaattattcaaacaatttttttctcatcggttcattattggtcatagctgccatataaggtccacttccgaaaaacacttaatggtacatattttaataattaataaaacttgaTCAGACTTCTGATTTACATTAATCAAcatcgtttcaaaaatcacctaaaggaatttatttcgacatatgtttgtaaatacgCAAATCATTCTCCtatttataccatacaccactttagtggggaaggcatattgggtttgtactgatgtttgtaacgcacaataatgttGGTCCTAaagccaccttaaagtatatcaatcggctcagaatcattttctgagtcgatgtagctatgtccgtccgtctgtccgtcgatgcaaatcttgtaatcaaactacaggttccaatttttaaggtaatttaatgaaatttggtacatgatattctgtTGTCCCAGGGACAAGGTCTATTGATGTAGATTATATCGATTACGATTACATAAACCATTTATTTTGAGAGTGGAATAAGTTTACATTCCATCAATAAGTTATggagtttttataccctaaaccACTATGGTGAGGAGGGTATTTTGCGCCattgctaatgtttgtaacacctaaaAATGTTAATCCTACACTCACTTTAAAATATTGCAATCAGCTCAAAattgctatgtccgtctgtctatctatgtGTAATTACAAATCTTGTGCACACgctacaatttttaaaataacttgatgaaatttttcaagTACACCTCTTTTAATACGAAAGCTGTTGAAAGGATTGAAATCTTTCAATTATtaaacctagcccccatataactggACCCACCGAAAAAGGCTATGATCTAGTATTTGagcaaataaatctaaatagtatttccaattttgttttaatcgaATTTCATTTAATCCtaacaaagtccccttcaaaaaattatttatcgcaataaaatttgacacagcTACATGTAAGCATAAATAAATAAGGATAGGGCCGTCCAAAAATtagatattaaatttttcacaactATTAGTAATTgcttacttacatactttttactaagtattaaaataaatctttttcctACACTAATATAGTGGGGATGTAATGAAGGCTTTGAGCATATTTTTTGCTTATTCATGTGCGCACGTTAAAGGTTAAAATTCTtaagatatatttatatagtattTGCACATCTAAggatgaaattaataataaaagaaatataaacagtCATGACTGTTGTACACAAACAGAAATTGatctataaaattaaagtcCACTTCAGATAATAATTTTAACGCTTATTTAGCTAAATTAGCCACCATTAACATGTAATTAAgatttatgcaaaataaaacaTCAATAGCCTCTTgtaaaatcttaaagaaaacatttgcgTGTTGTAAcgcaattttcttaatttttgcaTGCCTacgaaaaataattcaatattaataatacttacaaaatttataatgcaCCACACATTTTTTCAAGAGAcgtgtaaaatatattaaagtccattaattttgtttaaggcTAGACGTAGAAAttcgtattaaatttttgtagaccatTATATTTATTACACTTTAATCGTTAAATATTTGATGCTATATGACAGTAACATGAATAATAGTATATGTTTTCCATTGGCTTTTGGTTTAAGTGatcgttttaaataaaattaagtattttttggaTAGTCGATATTGTAAGTTTTTACGACATATTAATctatatatttgtgtaaaaaacatTCCAAAAAGCATGGTAAAACAACTTGCAACTTGTAGAAAAGTCGTATGGGCACATTTGTcaacagtttttataccctccaccaccataagtGTTGATAGAgtgtatatataactttgtcattccgtgtgtaacatcaATAAATATTCCTCTGAGACCCTACAaaatagggtagaagggggaccatacgccactttttttttttttgaagcggcctcaaattaaaaaacCACAATACTAAGCATATTGTactttttcttggttcggatacttagatatgttggctatagttttattcctttcaatctttcctaagtcatcctcatgtacatatttttttaacttttccgcactgaataaaaacggcgataccgccccatccatggggtaaatgcgccaaggggattgggcagatttgtcattagtaaaaaaaagaaaaaattataaaaataaaaacttattttgctgttttatactttaattcattaaacaaagtataataaaccagatatttattgtttatttcataaaacttaacaataaaattaaaacaaattattactgatttttttctatattttaaccaaattttgttttacatcacaagaattacatatatttggcacatgtgccccacgggcagtactagggtttagtttaaatttttttcaaattatattatcgaaaatattattatgtcttattgttcactattattgacgttctaattttgatcaatacatttttttcctatcacaaaaactgaaaaaaaatggcacaaaaagttcacacagtgaaatattttcacagccctttgaaaaacaattaatcatgtctgcctcccatcatatgtaaagttaatgtttcaatttttcagggatgatagataatcgataaacgaaaacaaaatttgataatgcgataaaatcgattactcagtttttGAGTTATTGGCTTTGGCAGATGTGCCCTTATGGCGTATGAACCCTCTTTCTACCCTATATATTCTGGAGTCCTACCAAATTCCATAAGttaatttagctatgtccgtctgt is part of the Lucilia cuprina isolate Lc7/37 chromosome 3, ASM2204524v1, whole genome shotgun sequence genome and harbors:
- the LOC124418941 gene encoding uncharacterized protein LOC124418941, with protein sequence MSTTIEEDLETRLRKYMESMIISIKETMRDKLKRALREPENDQKEQEASRELEDAPKKDKAPKEVPREPVKTPREFKVTPRESKNYSREHKISVKNEIMKAPRELEMASMPEQGSRNQEKTPRELKGAPREHNEDCCDKKKEITENYDNDQTVVAVKEDYLHEEDTNSKKQKEENKQNTEVFKKITKRTNFGRLKRKWEDQEKV